The following coding sequences are from one Lolium rigidum isolate FL_2022 chromosome 6, APGP_CSIRO_Lrig_0.1, whole genome shotgun sequence window:
- the LOC124666278 gene encoding protein NRT1/ PTR FAMILY 8.3-like: protein MASAGENTAALLQEQEEYTTDGSLDFDGNPALKHRTGGWRGCRSILGTDFCYCLAFYGISSNLVTYLTGVLGQSNVAAARNLSTWQATCFVMPLAGAVIADSYWGRYRTMVVSCSVGVAGMIMTALSAYLPLLVKNGASFTSSNMVSVQEFVMFLGLYMIAVGLAGLRPCLMSFGADQFDDGDPLERVHKGSFFNWYVFNTNCASLISRTAIVWVQDHYGWALGLTIPVAVLAVGLFCLVAASRTYRFQPTRGSPVTRVCQVVVAAVRNSGIEPPADSSLLYELSEYDSDMKGVQRIDHTTDLRFFDKAAIVAVSDKEAAAPAPCSPWRLCVVTQVEELKILVRMLPLWATIVFFYAVSAQVSSTFLEQGLAMDATVGTVHVPPASMSTFEVLTVIVLVPLYDRAFVPVARRLTGRGKGVSDLRRIGAGLTMPVFAMAAAAVVETVRLRAAPGKKISELWQAPQYALVGVGGVLTTIGQFDFFYSQAPPAMKTVCTALGFLVVAAGDYLSSFLLTVVQWVTTTSGRPGWIPDDLNEGHLDRFFWMMAGLGCLNLMAFVSCAARYKYRKPC from the exons ATGGCCTCCGCCGGCGAGAACACGGCGGCCCTTCTCCAG GAACAAGAGGAATACACTACCGACGGGTCCCTTGATTTCGATGGCAACCCGGCGCTGAAGCATCGCACGGGTGGATGGCGAGGATGCCGCTCAATTCTCG GTACAGATTTCTGCTATTGCCTCGCATTCTACGGCATCTCGTCCAACCTCGTCACGTACCTCACCGGCGTCCTGGGCCAGAGCAACGTCGCCGCTGCGAGGAACCTGTCCACCTGGCAGGCCACGTGCTTCGTCATGCCGCTCGCCGGCGCCGTCATCGCCGACTCCTACTGGGGAAGGTACCGCACCATGGTTGTCTCCTGCTCCGTCGGCGTCGCG GGCATGATCATGACAGCTCTCTCAGCGTACCTGCCACTCCTCGTCAAGAATGGCGCGTCATTTACGTCATCGAACATGGTATCGGTTCAGGAGTTCGTCATGTTTCTCGGCCTTTACATGATCGCCGTCGGGCTAGCCGGCCTTCGGCCGTGCCTGATGTCCTTCGGTGCCGACCAGTTCGACGATGGTGACCCGTTGGAGCGCGTGCACAAAGGCTCCTTCTTCAACTGGTATGTGTTCAACACGAACTGCGCGTCGCTCATATCCAGAACCGCCATTGTGTGGGTGCAGGACCACTACGGCTGGGCGTTGGGCCTCACCATCCCGGTGGCCGTCCTGGCCGTCGGGCTCTTCTGCTTGGTTGCGGCGTCACGGACATACAGATTTCAGCCAACCCGAGGTAGCCCCGTCACCAGAGTCTGCCAGGTTGTCGTCGCCGCCGTCAGGAACTCTGGTATCGAGCCACCGGCCGATAGCTCTCTTCTGTACGAGCTGTCGGAATACGACAGTGACATGAAGGGAGTTCAGAGAATCGATCACACCACTGATCTCCG ATTCTTTGACAAAGCCGCCATTGTCGCGGTTTCGGACAAGGAGGCAGCTGCCCCAGCTCCGTGCAGCCCGTGGAGGCTGTGCGTCGTGACACAGGTGGAGGAGCTCAAGATTCTCGTGCGGATGCTGCCGCTCTGGGCGACCATCGTGTTCTTCTACGCCGTGTCGGCGCAGGTTTCGTCGACGTTCTTGGAGCAGGGCCTGGCGATGGACGCCACCGTTGGCACCGTGCACGTACCGCCCGCGTCCATGTCCACCTTCGAAGTGCTTACCGTCATCGTCCTGGTCCCGCTCTACGACCGGGCGTTCGTGCCGGTGGCCAGGCGTCTCACCGGGAGAGGGAAGGGCGTATCGGACCTGCGAAGGATCGGCGCTGGCCTCACCATGCCCGTGTTTGCCATGGCCGCGGCGGCGGTAGTCGAGACGGTGCGCCTCCGCGCGGCGCCGGGGAAGAAGATAAGCGAGTTGTGGCAGGCGCCGCAGTACGCGCTGGTGGGTGTTGGCGGGGTGCTCACCACCATCGGCCAGTTCGATTTCTTCTACAGCCAGGCGCCGCCGGCTATGAAGACCGTGTGCACCGCGCTTGGATTCCTTGTGGTAGCGGCTGGCGACTACCTGAGCTCCTTCCTACTTACGGTCGTGCAGTGGGTGACGACTACCAGCGGCCGGCCAGGGTGGATCCCCGACGATCTGAACGAGGGGCATCTAGACCGATTCTTCTGGATGATGGCCGGACTAGGCTGCCTGAATCTCATGGCGTTCGTGAGCTGCGCTGCTAGGTACAAATATAGAAAGCCATGTTGA